The following proteins are co-located in the Paludibaculum fermentans genome:
- a CDS encoding heparinase II/III domain-containing protein, with amino-acid sequence MAWILLFLMTLPAAAEPRFLLNRADVARIKAQASAQPVVQRLIQRAENWPAAHVENYGLKEWALPAEGAGWSHAYVCPVHGARLKQTRGQNLCPVDGKDYHGWPVDNVVYMQRNGDNAAAVRDLGLAYVLTGRAEFAAKARRIVNAYTVLYPTLPIHDNNNKLNTQSGARVMSQTLSEASWLVPLVFGYDLVRDTMTAEERIGFERSVLKNAAVILTGNNRGKSNWQSWHNCALLAIGLTVGDQDLVRAALDGPGGFKFQMRESITPDGPWFEGSWGYHFFSVEPLMLSIEMAKRAGLALPEAAAFRKMLDAPLRAVFPDGTLPNFNDSGLVKLAAYAKHYSIGYRMFGDSRYVPLARQASSDLETVLWGADALPEVAPVAAVSDLMPDAGLATLRVRENDHVIAVKFGPHGGGHGHFDKLTINSYWNGAQQAADPGTQAYAAPTHATWDKMTIAHNTVSVDEKPQAAATGKLLEWIALPSAAAIRVSAGDAYPGVELERTLVHTPWYTLDLFDVKAADGKQHHFDWMYHNYGQIFGDLRWDQAIGLSRLNGYQHLSHPAANRGDADWSEIIRQQQLGTVVHMIGSPESIVIAGTGLGPDLQVPVPFLMARRQAVSTRFSALYEPMTQGGYVLQFSSPAPNEFLVNGAGMNDRIHVEPGRFSVLHQVFGKPVQLFLSGIAETELLKRSQTTPIQVDWSADGATVDLFMEGTLEGAVRITAPAAKLIRLNGKKIECRANGPYRWASLPNLGNLEPCQ; translated from the coding sequence GTGGCCTGGATCCTGCTGTTTCTGATGACGCTGCCGGCGGCGGCCGAGCCGCGGTTTCTGCTGAACCGGGCGGACGTGGCGCGCATCAAGGCGCAGGCCTCGGCCCAGCCGGTGGTGCAGCGGCTGATTCAAAGGGCGGAGAACTGGCCGGCGGCGCATGTCGAGAACTACGGGCTGAAGGAGTGGGCCCTGCCGGCGGAAGGCGCGGGGTGGTCGCACGCCTATGTCTGTCCGGTGCATGGTGCGCGCTTGAAGCAGACTCGGGGGCAGAATCTATGCCCGGTCGATGGGAAGGACTACCACGGCTGGCCGGTGGACAACGTGGTCTACATGCAGCGGAATGGCGACAATGCAGCCGCTGTGCGGGATCTGGGGCTGGCATATGTGCTTACCGGGCGGGCGGAGTTCGCGGCGAAGGCGCGGCGGATCGTGAACGCTTATACGGTTTTGTATCCGACGCTGCCGATTCATGACAACAACAACAAGTTGAATACGCAGTCCGGCGCGCGAGTGATGTCGCAGACGCTGTCCGAGGCGAGCTGGCTGGTGCCGCTCGTGTTCGGGTACGACCTCGTGCGGGACACGATGACGGCGGAAGAGCGAATTGGGTTCGAACGTTCAGTTTTGAAGAATGCGGCGGTGATTCTGACCGGGAACAACCGGGGCAAGAGCAACTGGCAGAGCTGGCACAACTGCGCGCTGCTGGCGATCGGGTTGACGGTGGGGGATCAGGATCTGGTGCGGGCGGCGCTGGACGGGCCGGGCGGCTTCAAGTTCCAGATGCGGGAGAGCATTACTCCGGACGGGCCGTGGTTCGAGGGCTCGTGGGGCTACCACTTCTTTTCGGTGGAGCCGCTGATGCTCAGCATCGAGATGGCGAAACGGGCCGGGCTGGCGTTGCCCGAGGCGGCGGCGTTCCGGAAGATGCTGGATGCTCCGCTGCGGGCGGTGTTCCCGGATGGCACCTTGCCGAACTTCAACGACTCCGGGCTGGTGAAGCTGGCGGCCTATGCCAAGCACTACAGCATCGGGTATCGAATGTTCGGCGACAGCCGGTATGTTCCGCTGGCGCGGCAGGCAAGTTCCGACCTGGAAACTGTACTTTGGGGTGCGGACGCGCTGCCGGAGGTTGCGCCGGTTGCGGCGGTGAGCGACCTGATGCCGGATGCGGGCTTGGCGACCTTGCGGGTGCGCGAGAACGATCATGTTATTGCCGTCAAGTTTGGCCCGCACGGCGGCGGTCACGGGCATTTCGACAAGCTGACGATCAACAGTTACTGGAATGGAGCCCAGCAGGCGGCCGATCCGGGGACACAGGCGTACGCGGCTCCGACGCATGCCACCTGGGACAAGATGACGATCGCGCACAACACGGTGTCGGTGGATGAGAAGCCGCAGGCGGCGGCGACCGGCAAGCTGTTGGAGTGGATTGCGTTGCCGTCGGCGGCTGCGATCCGGGTGTCGGCGGGTGATGCGTATCCAGGCGTGGAGTTGGAAAGGACGCTGGTGCATACGCCGTGGTACACACTGGATCTGTTCGACGTGAAGGCTGCTGACGGAAAGCAGCACCATTTCGACTGGATGTACCACAACTATGGGCAGATCTTCGGAGATTTGCGCTGGGATCAGGCGATTGGGCTGTCGCGACTGAACGGGTACCAGCATTTGAGCCATCCCGCCGCCAACCGCGGAGATGCAGACTGGTCGGAGATCATCCGGCAGCAGCAGCTTGGCACGGTCGTTCATATGATCGGGTCTCCAGAGAGCATCGTGATTGCCGGAACCGGGTTGGGACCGGACCTGCAGGTGCCGGTGCCGTTTCTGATGGCGCGAAGGCAGGCGGTGTCGACTCGGTTCTCGGCGCTTTATGAGCCGATGACCCAGGGTGGCTATGTCCTACAGTTTTCCAGCCCGGCGCCGAACGAGTTCCTGGTGAACGGGGCAGGGATGAACGACCGGATCCATGTGGAGCCCGGGCGGTTCTCCGTGCTGCATCAGGTCTTTGGGAAGCCGGTGCAGTTGTTTCTCTCCGGGATCGCGGAGACGGAGCTGCTGAAGCGGTCACAAACTACACCCATTCAAGTGGACTGGTCGGCGGACGGGGCGACGGTGGATCTATTCATGGAAGGGACGCTGGAAGGCGCGGTGCGGATTACGGCTCCGGCGGCGAAGCTGATCCGATTGAACGGTAAGAAGATCGAGTGCCGGGCGAACGGGCCTTACCGCTGGGCGTCCCTGCCGAATCTGGGGAACCTGGAGCCGTGCCAGTGA
- a CDS encoding amidohydrolase/deacetylase family metallohydrolase — MLLKGGRVIDPKNNINALMDVAVKDGRIAAVAPNLPASDAAKVLDVSGLIVTPGLVDIHAHVFTSTGIADAWAGDNSVRPDDFSFRTGVTAMADAGSSGWRNFEFFKLTVIDRAKTKIFAFINIAGLGMMTNIVEQHPEDMKPEELARLAKKFPDVVVGVKTAHWESPAWTAVDKALEAGRLMNKPIMVDFGYFKPERPYWQLVTRKLRPGDISTHAFRATVPWIDANGKIFDYFQQARARGVIFDTGHGGGSFAWRNAVPATALGFYPDTISTDLHTDSMNGAMMDMPTTMSKFLAMGMPLNEVILRSTWRPAQVIHHEEEGHLTVGAEANIAAFALNDGKFNFMDSDKGTFPGKQRFQCELTLRAGKVVWDWNARSGVDYRTLGPAYGVRAGESIVLPPQH, encoded by the coding sequence ATGCTTCTCAAAGGGGGTCGTGTCATCGACCCGAAAAACAACATCAATGCCCTCATGGACGTCGCCGTCAAGGATGGCCGCATCGCCGCCGTCGCCCCCAACCTCCCGGCCTCTGACGCCGCCAAGGTGCTCGACGTTTCGGGGCTGATCGTCACGCCCGGCCTGGTCGACATCCATGCCCACGTCTTCACCTCCACCGGCATCGCCGACGCCTGGGCCGGCGACAACAGCGTCCGGCCCGACGACTTCAGCTTCCGCACCGGAGTCACGGCCATGGCCGACGCGGGCAGCTCCGGCTGGCGCAACTTTGAGTTCTTCAAACTCACCGTCATCGACCGCGCCAAGACCAAGATCTTTGCCTTCATCAACATCGCCGGCCTGGGCATGATGACCAACATCGTCGAGCAGCACCCCGAGGACATGAAGCCCGAGGAGCTGGCCCGGCTCGCGAAGAAGTTCCCCGACGTCGTCGTCGGCGTCAAAACGGCTCACTGGGAATCGCCCGCCTGGACCGCTGTCGACAAAGCCCTCGAAGCTGGCCGCCTGATGAACAAACCCATCATGGTCGACTTCGGCTACTTCAAGCCCGAGCGCCCCTACTGGCAGCTCGTCACCCGGAAGCTGCGCCCTGGCGACATCTCCACTCATGCCTTCCGGGCCACCGTCCCGTGGATCGACGCCAACGGCAAGATCTTCGACTACTTCCAGCAGGCCCGCGCCCGCGGCGTCATCTTCGACACCGGCCATGGCGGCGGCAGCTTCGCCTGGCGCAATGCGGTTCCGGCAACCGCCCTGGGTTTCTATCCCGACACCATCTCCACTGACCTGCACACCGACAGCATGAACGGAGCCATGATGGACATGCCCACTACGATGTCCAAGTTCCTGGCCATGGGGATGCCGCTGAACGAGGTGATCCTGCGCTCCACCTGGCGTCCGGCCCAGGTCATCCATCACGAGGAAGAGGGTCACCTGACCGTCGGAGCCGAAGCGAACATCGCGGCCTTCGCCCTGAACGACGGAAAGTTCAATTTCATGGACTCCGACAAGGGCACCTTCCCCGGCAAGCAGCGCTTCCAGTGCGAACTCACCCTTCGAGCCGGCAAGGTCGTATGGGACTGGAACGCCCGCAGCGGAGTCGACTACCGCACTCTTGGCCCAGCCTATGGAGTGCGCGCCGGCGAGAGCATCGTCCTCCCGCCGCAGCATTAG
- a CDS encoding GNAT family N-acetyltransferase, with product MTVPSWHEEPIGKRHDRDSFQCGEPALDEFLQRYARKSHELSGAKTFLAIDDRDNKTILGFYSVSPASVRYAQTPEVVRRGLARYDVPCFRLGRLAVDRRFQNIGLGGQLLLAAGRRCVLAAAEVGGVALLIDAKNEGVAAWYARYGAVPMAEAPLVLLLPLATIKAALIGAGRLE from the coding sequence ATGACGGTTCCGTCATGGCACGAAGAGCCAATCGGTAAGCGACACGATCGCGACAGTTTCCAGTGCGGCGAGCCTGCGCTGGACGAGTTTCTGCAACGCTACGCCCGGAAGAGCCATGAACTGAGCGGAGCCAAGACCTTTCTGGCGATTGACGATCGCGACAACAAGACCATCCTGGGGTTCTACTCGGTCAGTCCCGCATCGGTTCGCTATGCCCAGACACCGGAGGTGGTGCGCCGGGGATTGGCGCGCTACGACGTCCCGTGTTTCCGATTGGGCCGGCTGGCGGTGGACCGCCGATTCCAGAACATCGGTTTGGGGGGCCAGTTGCTATTGGCGGCGGGACGGCGTTGCGTTCTGGCGGCTGCGGAGGTCGGCGGGGTAGCGCTTCTCATTGACGCCAAAAACGAAGGAGTGGCCGCGTGGTACGCCCGTTACGGGGCGGTGCCGATGGCGGAGGCGCCGCTGGTGTTGTTGTTGCCGCTGGCGACCATAAAGGCCGCGCTGATTGGGGCGGGCCGGCTGGAGTGA